One stretch of Eupeodes corollae chromosome 2, idEupCoro1.1, whole genome shotgun sequence DNA includes these proteins:
- the LOC129945763 gene encoding V-type proton ATPase subunit G, translated as MTSQTQGIQQLLAAEKKAAEKVSEARKRKARRLKQAKDEATEEIEKYRQEREKQFKEFEAKHMGSREGVAAKIDGDTRIKLDEMNRAIQSRKEPVINEILQFVYSIEPEMHKNYRKA; from the exons ATGACTAGCCAAACTCAAGGAATCCAACAATTGCTTGCAGCTGAGAAAAAAGCAGCTGAAAAAGTATCTGAAGCAagaaaac GCAAAGCAAGAAGATTGAAGCAGGCTAAGGATGAAGCTACTGAAGAAATCGAGAAATACCGTCAAGAAAGGGAAAAGCAATTCAAGGAATTCGAGGCCAAG cATATGGGCTCCAGGGAAGGAGTTGCTGCCAAAATCGATGGAGATACTCGAATTAAATTAGATGAAATGAATCGTGCAATCCAATCACGAAAGGAACCTGTAATCAATGAAATCTTGCAATTTGTGTACTCAATTGAACCTGAGATGCATAAGAACTACCGCAAGGCTTAA